The proteins below come from a single Comamonas antarctica genomic window:
- the tuf gene encoding elongation factor Tu: MAKGKFERTKPHVNVGTIGHVDHGKTTLTAAIATVLSAKFGGEAKKYDEIDKAPEEKARGITINTSHVEYETESRHYAHVDCPGHADYVKNMITGAAQMDGAILVCSAADGPMPQTREHILLARQVGVPYIIVFLNKCDMVDDEELLELVEMEVRELLDKYSFPGDDTPIIRGSAKLALEGDKGPLGEQAIMGLAEALDTYIPTPERAVDGAFLMPVEDVFSISGRGTVVTGRIERGIIKVGEEIEVVGIRDTQKTTCTGVEMFRKLLDQGQAGDNVGLLLRGTKREDVERGQVLCKPGSIKPHTHFTAEVYVLSKDEGGRHTPFFNNYRPQFYFRTTDVTGAIELPEDKEMVMPGDNVSITVKLIAPIAMEEGLRFAIREGGRTVGAGVVAKILA, from the coding sequence ATGGCAAAAGGTAAGTTTGAACGCACCAAGCCCCACGTCAACGTGGGCACCATCGGTCACGTCGACCACGGCAAGACGACCCTGACGGCTGCCATCGCTACCGTCCTGTCGGCCAAGTTCGGCGGCGAAGCCAAGAAGTACGACGAAATCGACAAGGCGCCTGAAGAAAAGGCCCGCGGTATCACCATCAATACCTCGCACGTCGAATACGAAACCGAATCGCGCCACTACGCGCACGTCGACTGCCCCGGCCACGCTGACTATGTGAAGAACATGATCACCGGCGCCGCCCAGATGGACGGTGCGATCCTGGTTTGCTCGGCCGCCGACGGCCCGATGCCCCAGACCCGCGAGCACATCCTGCTGGCTCGCCAAGTGGGCGTTCCCTACATCATCGTGTTCCTGAACAAGTGCGACATGGTGGACGACGAAGAGCTGCTGGAACTGGTGGAAATGGAAGTCCGCGAACTGCTGGACAAGTACAGCTTCCCCGGCGACGACACCCCCATCATCCGTGGTTCGGCCAAGCTGGCTCTGGAAGGCGACAAGGGTCCCCTGGGCGAGCAAGCCATCATGGGTCTGGCTGAAGCCCTGGACACCTACATCCCCACGCCCGAGCGCGCTGTGGACGGTGCCTTCCTGATGCCTGTGGAAGACGTGTTCTCGATCTCCGGTCGTGGCACCGTGGTGACGGGCCGTATCGAGCGCGGCATCATCAAGGTCGGCGAAGAAATCGAAGTCGTCGGTATCCGCGACACGCAAAAGACCACCTGCACCGGCGTGGAAATGTTCCGCAAGCTGCTGGACCAGGGCCAAGCTGGCGACAACGTCGGCCTGCTGCTGCGCGGCACCAAGCGTGAAGACGTGGAACGCGGCCAAGTGCTGTGCAAGCCCGGTTCGATCAAGCCCCACACCCACTTCACCGCTGAAGTGTATGTGCTGAGCAAGGACGAAGGCGGCCGCCACACTCCTTTCTTCAACAACTACCGTCCCCAGTTCTACTTCCGTACCACGGACGTGACCGGTGCGATCGAGCTGCCTGAAGACAAGGAAATGGTCATGCCTGGCGACAACGTGTCGATCACCGTCAAGCTGATCGCTCCCATCGCCATGGAAGAAGGTCTGCGTTTCGCCATCCGTGAAGGCGGCCGTACCGTCGGCGCCGGCGTGGTTGCAAAGATCCTGGCTTAA
- a CDS encoding GNAT family N-acetyltransferase yields MDKPSVALLTANFPQDLDAVRQIFEEYAESTGIDLEFQNFAAELAELPGDYAPPRGQLLLAWVDGALAGCCALRPLDASDYPNAAEMKRLYVRRPFRGFGLGRELTSAMLDLARQNGYDRVLLDTLDDMEAARALYTELGFEDIPPYYYNPMAGAHYLKAELF; encoded by the coding sequence GTGGACAAGCCTTCTGTGGCCCTGCTGACAGCGAACTTTCCGCAAGATCTGGACGCAGTGCGCCAGATCTTCGAAGAGTACGCCGAGAGTACGGGCATTGACCTGGAATTTCAGAATTTCGCGGCCGAACTGGCCGAGCTGCCCGGCGACTATGCGCCGCCGCGCGGGCAATTGCTGCTGGCCTGGGTCGACGGCGCGCTGGCGGGATGCTGTGCCTTGCGCCCGCTCGATGCCAGCGACTATCCGAACGCGGCCGAAATGAAGCGCCTCTACGTGCGCCGCCCGTTCCGCGGCTTCGGCCTGGGCCGCGAACTCACCTCCGCCATGCTCGACCTGGCACGCCAGAATGGCTATGACCGCGTGCTGCTCGATACGCTCGACGACATGGAAGCCGCGCGCGCCCTCTACACCGAGCTGGGTTTCGAGGACATCCCGCCTTACTACTACAACCCCATGGCCGGAGCCCACTACCTCAAGGCCGAGTTGTTCTAG
- the rplC gene encoding 50S ribosomal protein L3 — MSLSNSLGLLGRKVGMMRLFTDDGDAVPVTVVDVSNNRVTQVKTQENDGYVALQVTFGSRRASRVTKPQAGHLAKAGVEAGEVTREFQVTAEVAGKYAAGATLPVAELFAVGQKVDVQGTSIGKGFAGTIKRHNFSSQRASHGNSRSHNVPGSISMAQDPGRVFPGKKMTGHMGDVTVTTQNLDVIRIDEARQLLLIKGAVPGSKGGFVTVRPAVKAKSSQGAN, encoded by the coding sequence ATGAGTCTGAGCAACTCCCTGGGGTTGCTGGGTCGCAAGGTGGGCATGATGCGTCTGTTCACCGATGACGGGGACGCAGTGCCCGTCACGGTGGTGGATGTGTCCAACAACCGTGTGACTCAGGTCAAAACCCAAGAGAACGATGGCTACGTGGCCCTGCAGGTCACGTTCGGTTCGCGCCGCGCTTCGCGCGTGACCAAGCCCCAAGCCGGCCACCTTGCCAAGGCAGGTGTCGAAGCCGGTGAAGTGACCCGTGAATTCCAAGTGACGGCCGAAGTTGCCGGCAAGTACGCCGCTGGCGCTACGCTGCCTGTCGCCGAGCTGTTCGCTGTGGGCCAGAAGGTGGACGTGCAGGGCACTTCCATCGGTAAGGGCTTCGCGGGCACGATCAAGCGTCACAACTTCAGCTCGCAACGCGCGTCGCACGGTAACAGCCGTTCGCACAATGTTCCTGGTTCCATCTCGATGGCACAGGATCCAGGCCGCGTGTTCCCCGGCAAGAAGATGACTGGCCACATGGGCGACGTCACCGTGACCACCCAAAACCTCGACGTGATTCGTATCGACGAAGCACGCCAACTGCTCTTGATCAAGGGCGCTGTTCCGGGCTCCAAGGGTGGCTTCGTGACGGTGCGTCCCGCAGTCAAGGCTAAATCTTCCCAAGGAGCGAACTAA
- the rplW gene encoding 50S ribosomal protein L23: MSTLKFDEGRLMQVLVAPIVSEKATMVAEKANVVTFKVLQNATKPEIKAAVELMFKVEVSKISVLNTKGKAKRFGKTMGRRDNVRKAYVMLKPGQELNLSGEAA; the protein is encoded by the coding sequence ATGAGCACGCTCAAGTTTGACGAAGGTCGTCTGATGCAAGTGCTGGTCGCTCCCATCGTGTCCGAAAAGGCCACCATGGTTGCCGAGAAGGCCAACGTCGTGACGTTCAAGGTGTTGCAGAACGCTACCAAGCCCGAAATCAAGGCCGCTGTGGAATTGATGTTCAAGGTTGAAGTGTCGAAGATCTCTGTGCTGAACACCAAGGGCAAGGCCAAGCGCTTTGGCAAGACCATGGGCCGCCGCGACAACGTTCGCAAGGCTTATGTCATGCTCAAGCCCGGTCAAGAGCTGAATCTGTCTGGGGAGGCCGCGTAA
- the rplB gene encoding 50S ribosomal protein L2, with the protein MAVIKLKPTTPGQRGAVKVTRDHLYKGDAYAPLLEPQFQKAGRNNNGHITTRHKGGGHKHHYRVVDFRRNKDGIPAKVERIEYDPNRTAHIALVCYADGERRYIIAPRNLEVGATIVSGSEAPIRVGNTLPIRNIPVGSTIHCIELQVGGGAQIARSAGTSATLLAREGVYAQVRMRSGEVRKIHIECRATLGEVANEEHSLRRLGKAGVKRWMGIRPTVRGVVMNPVDHPHGGGEGKTGEGRHAVDPWGNLTKGYRTRNNKRTQSMIVSRRKK; encoded by the coding sequence ATGGCAGTCATCAAACTCAAGCCGACGACGCCTGGTCAACGCGGTGCGGTCAAGGTCACGCGCGATCACCTGTACAAGGGTGACGCTTACGCGCCTTTGCTCGAGCCTCAGTTCCAGAAGGCTGGTCGTAACAACAACGGCCACATCACCACCCGTCACAAGGGCGGTGGTCACAAGCATCACTACCGCGTGGTGGACTTCCGTCGCAACAAGGACGGCATCCCCGCAAAGGTCGAGCGCATCGAATACGATCCCAACCGTACGGCCCACATCGCCCTGGTGTGCTATGCCGACGGCGAACGTCGCTACATCATTGCTCCTCGCAACCTGGAAGTCGGCGCGACCATCGTCAGCGGTTCGGAAGCCCCGATCCGCGTCGGTAACACCCTGCCTATCCGCAACATCCCCGTGGGCTCGACCATTCACTGCATCGAACTGCAAGTGGGCGGCGGTGCACAGATCGCGCGTTCCGCAGGTACCTCCGCCACGTTGCTGGCCCGTGAAGGCGTCTACGCTCAAGTGCGTATGCGTTCGGGCGAAGTGCGCAAGATTCACATCGAGTGCCGCGCAACCCTGGGCGAAGTCGCCAACGAAGAGCATAGCCTGCGCCGTCTGGGCAAGGCCGGTGTGAAGCGCTGGATGGGTATCCGCCCGACCGTTCGCGGTGTGGTGATGAACCCTGTGGATCACCCGCACGGTGGTGGTGAAGGCAAGACCGGTGAAGGCCGTCACGCAGTTGACCCATGGGGCAACCTGACGAAGGGCTACCGTACCCGTAACAACAAGCGCACGCAATCCATGATTGTGTCGCGTCGCAAGAAGTAA
- the fusA gene encoding elongation factor G, producing MARKTPIERYRNIGISAHIDAGKTTTTERILFYTGVNHKLGEVHDGAATMDWMEQEQERGITITSAATTCFWSGMDRSFPEHRFNIIDTPGHVDFTIEVERSMRVLDGACMVYCAVGGVQPQSETVWRQANKYRVPRLAFVNKMDRTGANFFKVVDQMKLRLKANPVPIVVPIGAEDGFEGVVDLVKMKAIFWDEKSQGMKFEYRDIPADLVDVANEWREKMVEAAAEASEELMNKYLEEGSLSEEEIMDGLRTRTLAVEIQPMLCGSAFKNKGVQRMLDAVIQFLPAPVEVPAIEGTDPEDEEKKLTRKADDNEKFSALAFKLMTDPFVGQLTFVRVYSGVLSKGDTVLNAVKGKKERIGRIVQMHANERLEVEEIRAGDIAACVGLKDVTTGETLADVNDPIILERMVFPEPVIAQAVEPKSKADQEKMGIALSRLAAEDPSFRVRSDEESGQTIIAGMGELHLEIIVDRMKREFGVEANVGKPQVAYRETIRKTVEEAEGKFVRQSGGKGQYGHVVLKIEPNEAGKGIEFVDAIKGGVVPREFIPAVEKGINEAVTQGVLAGYPVVDVKVTLHFGSYHDVDSNELAFKMAAIFGFKEGCRKANPVILEPMMSVEVETPEDYAGTVMGDLSSRRGMVQGMDDMVGGGKAIRAEVPLSEMFGYATSLRSATQGRATYTMEFKHYAEAPRNVSEAIMAARAK from the coding sequence ATGGCTCGCAAGACCCCCATTGAGCGCTACCGCAATATCGGTATTTCCGCTCACATCGACGCCGGTAAAACCACCACCACCGAGCGTATCCTGTTCTATACCGGCGTGAACCACAAGCTGGGCGAAGTGCACGATGGCGCTGCCACCATGGACTGGATGGAGCAGGAACAAGAGCGCGGCATCACGATCACCTCCGCTGCCACGACCTGCTTCTGGTCGGGCATGGACCGTTCGTTCCCCGAGCACCGTTTCAACATCATCGACACCCCCGGCCACGTCGACTTCACGATTGAAGTCGAGCGTTCGATGCGCGTGCTCGACGGCGCCTGCATGGTCTACTGCGCCGTGGGTGGCGTGCAGCCCCAGTCGGAAACCGTGTGGCGCCAAGCCAACAAGTACCGCGTGCCCCGTCTGGCGTTCGTGAACAAGATGGACCGTACCGGTGCCAACTTCTTCAAGGTCGTGGACCAGATGAAGCTGCGCCTGAAGGCCAACCCCGTGCCAATCGTCGTGCCCATCGGTGCCGAAGACGGCTTCGAAGGCGTGGTCGACCTGGTCAAGATGAAGGCCATCTTCTGGGACGAAAAGTCGCAGGGCATGAAGTTCGAATACCGCGACATCCCCGCCGACCTGGTCGACGTGGCCAACGAGTGGCGCGAGAAGATGGTCGAAGCCGCGGCTGAAGCCAGCGAAGAGCTGATGAACAAGTACCTCGAAGAGGGTTCGCTCTCGGAAGAGGAAATCATGGACGGCCTGCGTACGCGTACGCTGGCTGTGGAAATCCAGCCCATGCTGTGCGGCTCGGCCTTCAAGAACAAGGGCGTGCAGCGCATGCTGGACGCCGTGATCCAGTTCCTGCCGGCTCCCGTGGAAGTGCCTGCGATCGAAGGTACCGACCCCGAAGACGAAGAGAAGAAGCTGACGCGCAAGGCCGACGACAACGAGAAGTTCTCGGCGCTGGCATTCAAGCTGATGACCGACCCCTTCGTTGGTCAGCTGACCTTCGTGCGTGTGTACTCGGGCGTGCTGTCCAAGGGCGACACCGTGCTGAACGCGGTCAAGGGCAAGAAGGAACGTATCGGCCGTATCGTGCAGATGCACGCCAACGAACGCCTGGAAGTCGAAGAAATTCGCGCCGGTGACATCGCTGCCTGCGTGGGCCTGAAGGACGTGACGACCGGCGAAACGCTGGCCGACGTCAACGACCCGATCATCCTGGAACGCATGGTCTTCCCCGAGCCCGTGATTGCCCAGGCCGTCGAGCCCAAGAGCAAGGCCGACCAGGAAAAGATGGGTATCGCCCTGTCGCGCCTGGCTGCCGAGGATCCGTCGTTCCGCGTGCGTTCCGACGAAGAATCGGGCCAGACCATCATCGCCGGTATGGGCGAGCTGCACCTGGAAATCATCGTCGACCGCATGAAGCGTGAATTCGGCGTGGAAGCCAACGTCGGCAAGCCCCAGGTGGCCTACCGCGAAACCATCCGCAAGACCGTCGAAGAAGCCGAAGGCAAGTTCGTGCGTCAGTCGGGCGGTAAGGGTCAGTACGGCCACGTGGTGCTGAAGATCGAACCCAACGAAGCCGGCAAGGGCATCGAGTTCGTCGACGCGATCAAGGGCGGTGTGGTTCCTCGCGAATTCATCCCCGCGGTCGAAAAGGGTATCAACGAAGCCGTCACGCAAGGCGTGCTGGCCGGCTACCCCGTGGTTGACGTCAAGGTCACGCTGCACTTCGGTTCGTACCACGATGTGGACTCGAACGAACTGGCGTTCAAGATGGCTGCCATCTTCGGTTTCAAGGAAGGTTGCCGCAAGGCCAACCCCGTGATCCTGGAGCCCATGATGTCCGTGGAAGTGGAAACTCCCGAAGACTACGCCGGTACCGTGATGGGCGATCTGTCCTCGCGTCGCGGCATGGTCCAGGGCATGGACGACATGGTCGGTGGCGGCAAGGCCATCCGTGCCGAAGTTCCGCTGTCGGAAATGTTCGGTTACGCCACGTCGCTGCGTTCGGCAACGCAAGGCCGCGCCACGTACACGATGGAATTCAAGCACTACGCTGAAGCCCCTCGTAACGTGTCGGAAGCCATCATGGCCGCCCGCGCGAAGTAA
- a CDS encoding TlpA disulfide reductase family protein, whose amino-acid sequence MAIKKWIAGVALAAVAGIGGFIYLNAGTSPAPSSTFVLLDGSQKTTADLRGKVTLVNFWATSCTTCVAEMPEIIATYKKYQPQGFETVAVAMSYDPPSYVVNFAQSRQLPFKVAIDNTGMVAKQWGDVQLTPSTFIVNKRGEIVKRYVGAPDFAELHQLIEKLLAEA is encoded by the coding sequence ATGGCAATCAAAAAATGGATAGCAGGCGTGGCGCTTGCCGCGGTCGCCGGCATCGGCGGCTTCATTTACCTCAATGCGGGCACCAGCCCGGCGCCGTCCTCGACCTTCGTGCTGCTCGATGGCAGCCAGAAGACCACGGCCGACCTGCGCGGCAAGGTCACGCTGGTCAATTTCTGGGCAACCAGCTGCACCACCTGCGTGGCGGAAATGCCCGAGATCATTGCCACCTACAAGAAGTACCAGCCGCAGGGCTTCGAGACCGTGGCCGTGGCCATGAGCTACGATCCGCCCAGCTATGTGGTCAACTTCGCGCAGAGCCGCCAACTGCCGTTCAAGGTGGCCATCGACAACACCGGCATGGTGGCCAAGCAGTGGGGCGACGTGCAGCTCACCCCCTCGACCTTCATCGTCAACAAGCGCGGCGAGATCGTCAAACGCTATGTCGGCGCACCGGACTTTGCCGAGCTGCACCAATTGATTGAAAAGCTGCTGGCCGAGGCCTGA
- the rpsS gene encoding 30S ribosomal protein S19 — translation MTRSLKKGPFVDHHLVAKVEKAVATKDKKPVKTWSRRSMVLPEFIGLTIAVHNGKQHVPVYVTDQMVGHKLGEFALTRTFKGHPADKKVQKK, via the coding sequence ATGACTCGTTCTCTCAAAAAGGGTCCGTTTGTTGACCATCACTTGGTTGCCAAGGTCGAAAAGGCCGTCGCTACCAAGGACAAGAAGCCAGTCAAGACCTGGTCGCGTCGCTCCATGGTTCTGCCCGAGTTCATCGGTCTGACCATTGCCGTGCACAACGGCAAGCAACACGTGCCGGTCTACGTTACCGACCAGATGGTGGGCCACAAGCTGGGCGAATTCGCCCTGACGCGCACCTTCAAGGGTCACCCCGCGGACAAAAAAGTCCAGAAGAAGTAA
- a CDS encoding peroxiredoxin gives MIKVGDTLPAVTLTEYVAVEGNGCSIGPSPVQVQEAAAGKTVAIVAVPGAFTPTCSQKHLPGYVEQADALKAAGVDEIWCLSVNDAFVMGAWGRDQNVGSKVRMIGDGDAAFAKATGLTLDLNGKGLGLRSNRYSMLVKDGKVVQLNVEGPGKFEVSDAATLLAQAKAA, from the coding sequence ATGATCAAAGTTGGAGATACCCTGCCCGCCGTCACGCTGACCGAGTACGTTGCCGTCGAAGGCAATGGCTGCAGCATCGGCCCGAGCCCCGTGCAGGTGCAGGAAGCCGCAGCGGGCAAGACCGTGGCCATCGTCGCCGTGCCTGGCGCGTTCACGCCCACCTGCTCGCAAAAGCACCTGCCCGGTTATGTCGAACAGGCCGATGCGCTCAAGGCTGCAGGCGTCGACGAGATCTGGTGCCTGTCGGTGAATGACGCCTTCGTGATGGGCGCCTGGGGCCGCGACCAGAACGTCGGCAGCAAGGTGCGCATGATCGGCGACGGCGACGCGGCATTCGCCAAGGCCACGGGCCTGACGCTGGACCTGAACGGCAAGGGCCTGGGCCTGCGCAGCAACCGCTACTCGATGCTGGTCAAGGACGGCAAGGTCGTGCAGCTGAACGTCGAAGGCCCGGGCAAGTTCGAGGTCAGCGACGCCGCCACCCTGCTGGCCCAGGCCAAGGCCGCCTGA
- the rplV gene encoding 50S ribosomal protein L22, producing MSETRAVLRGVRLSVDKGRLVADLIRGKKVDQALNILTFTQKKAAVIIKKVVESAIANAEHNDGADIDELKIKTIYVEQGTTLKRFTARAKGRGNRISKPTCHVYVTVGN from the coding sequence ATGTCTGAAACACGTGCAGTCCTCCGGGGCGTCCGTCTGTCGGTGGACAAGGGTCGCCTGGTCGCGGATCTGATCCGCGGCAAGAAGGTTGATCAAGCTCTGAACATCCTGACGTTCACGCAGAAAAAAGCTGCTGTGATCATCAAGAAGGTTGTGGAGTCCGCCATTGCCAACGCTGAGCACAACGACGGCGCCGATATCGACGAACTGAAGATCAAGACGATCTACGTCGAACAAGGCACGACGCTCAAGCGCTTCACCGCGCGCGCCAAAGGCCGCGGCAATCGTATCAGCAAGCCCACGTGCCATGTGTACGTGACGGTTGGCAACTGA
- the rplP gene encoding 50S ribosomal protein L16, which produces MLQPARRKYRKEQKGRNTGVATRGNSVAFGDFGLKSTDRGRLTARQIEAARRAISRHVKRGGRIWIRVFPDKPISTKPAEVRMGNGKGNPEYYVAEIQPGKMLYEIVGVPEELAREAFRLAAAKLPLRTTFVARHVGA; this is translated from the coding sequence ATGCTGCAACCTGCTCGCCGCAAGTATCGCAAGGAGCAAAAGGGTCGCAACACCGGTGTTGCAACGCGGGGTAACTCCGTTGCATTCGGTGACTTCGGCCTGAAGTCCACGGATCGCGGCCGTCTGACGGCCCGCCAGATCGAAGCTGCACGTCGTGCAATTTCCCGTCACGTGAAGCGTGGCGGCCGTATCTGGATCCGCGTGTTCCCTGACAAGCCAATCTCGACCAAGCCCGCAGAAGTGCGTATGGGTAACGGTAAGGGCAATCCTGAGTATTACGTCGCTGAAATCCAGCCCGGCAAGATGCTCTATGAAATCGTGGGCGTGCCGGAAGAACTGGCCCGCGAAGCGTTCCGCCTGGCTGCCGCCAAGCTGCCGCTGCGCACGACTTTCGTTGCTCGCCACGTTGGCGCTTAA
- the rpsC gene encoding 30S ribosomal protein S3, with protein sequence MGQKIHPTGFRLAVSRNWASRWYASNRDFAGMLAEDIKVREYLKAKLKNAAVSRILIERPAKNARITIYSARPGVVIGKKGEDIENLKKELASRLGVPVAVNIEEVRKPEIDAKLIADSITQQLEKRIMFRRAMKRAMQNAMRLGALGIKIMSSGRLNGIEIARTEWYREGRVPLHTLRADIDYGFSEARTTYGVIGVKVWVYKGDTLGRNDLPLAETPRPEEERRPRGPRRDGRNGDRNAGPGRGAPRRPVGGNVAPADGSDKPAGAGADTNAVKRVRKADAPATAADGKGE encoded by the coding sequence ATGGGACAGAAAATCCATCCTACCGGCTTCCGTCTGGCTGTTAGCCGGAACTGGGCCAGCCGTTGGTACGCAAGCAACCGTGACTTCGCCGGCATGCTGGCCGAAGACATCAAGGTTCGCGAGTACCTGAAGGCCAAGCTGAAGAACGCCGCTGTGTCGCGCATCCTGATCGAGCGTCCCGCAAAGAACGCCCGTATCACGATTTACTCGGCACGCCCCGGCGTGGTGATCGGCAAGAAGGGTGAAGACATCGAGAACCTGAAGAAGGAACTCGCGTCGCGCCTGGGCGTGCCGGTCGCAGTGAACATCGAAGAAGTGCGCAAGCCCGAAATCGATGCCAAGCTGATCGCCGACTCGATCACCCAGCAGCTCGAAAAGCGCATCATGTTCCGCCGTGCCATGAAGCGCGCCATGCAGAACGCAATGCGTCTGGGCGCCCTGGGCATCAAGATCATGTCGTCGGGTCGTCTGAACGGCATCGAAATCGCGCGTACCGAGTGGTACCGTGAAGGTCGCGTGCCGCTTCACACCCTGCGTGCCGACATCGACTACGGCTTCTCCGAAGCCCGTACCACCTATGGCGTCATCGGCGTCAAGGTGTGGGTCTACAAGGGTGACACGCTGGGCCGCAACGACCTGCCGCTGGCCGAAACGCCGCGTCCGGAAGAAGAGCGTCGCCCCCGTGGCCCGCGTCGCGATGGCCGTAATGGCGACCGCAACGCCGGCCCCGGCCGCGGTGCCCCTCGCCGCCCCGTCGGTGGCAACGTGGCTCCGGCCGACGGCAGCGACAAGCCTGCCGGCGCCGGTGCTGATACCAACGCCGTTAAGCGCGTTCGCAAGGCAGACGCGCCCGCTACAGCAGCGGACGGTAAAGGAGAATAA
- the rpsJ gene encoding 30S ribosomal protein S10, with product MSKQKIRIRLKAFDYKLIDQSAAEIVDTAKRTGAIVKGPVPLPTRMKRFDILRSPHVNKTSRDQLEIRTHQRLMDIVDPTDKTVDALMKLDLPAGVDVEIKLQ from the coding sequence ATGTCCAAGCAAAAAATCCGCATCCGCCTGAAGGCGTTTGACTACAAGCTGATCGACCAGTCGGCCGCTGAGATCGTTGACACCGCCAAGCGCACCGGCGCGATCGTCAAGGGCCCCGTGCCCCTGCCGACCCGCATGAAGCGTTTCGACATCCTGCGTTCGCCGCACGTCAACAAGACCAGCCGCGACCAGCTCGAAATCCGTACCCACCAGCGTCTGATGGACATCGTGGACCCGACGGACAAGACCGTTGACGCGCTGATGAAGCTGGATCTGCCAGCTGGCGTGGACGTCGAAATCAAGCTGCAATAA
- the rpmC gene encoding 50S ribosomal protein L29 produces the protein MTKTTELRQKDVAGLEAEIKSLQKAHFGLRMQKATQQLANTNTLRTTRRDIARAKTILAEKQAAK, from the coding sequence ATGACGAAAACTACTGAACTGCGCCAAAAAGACGTTGCCGGCCTCGAAGCTGAAATCAAGTCCTTGCAAAAGGCGCATTTCGGCCTGCGCATGCAGAAGGCTACGCAACAACTGGCCAACACGAACACGCTGCGCACCACGCGCCGTGATATCGCTCGCGCCAAGACCATCCTTGCTGAAAAGCAAGCCGCCAAGTAA
- the rpsQ gene encoding 30S ribosomal protein S17: MTEAKKSLKRTLIGKVVSDKRQKTVTVLVERRVKHELYGKIVAKSSKYHAHDENGEYKLGDTIEITESRPLSKTKNWVATRLVQKAGLL; this comes from the coding sequence ATGACGGAAGCTAAAAAATCCCTCAAGCGCACCTTGATTGGCAAGGTGGTCAGCGACAAGCGTCAAAAGACTGTGACCGTGCTGGTCGAACGCCGTGTGAAGCACGAGCTGTACGGCAAGATCGTGGCCAAGTCGAGCAAGTACCACGCCCATGACGAAAATGGCGAGTACAAGCTGGGCGACACCATTGAAATCACGGAAAGCCGTCCGCTGTCCAAGACCAAGAACTGGGTTGCTACCCGCTTGGTGCAAAAGGCTGGCCTGCTCTAA
- the rplD gene encoding 50S ribosomal protein L4, which produces MQLELLNEQGQAASKIDAPETVFGREFNEDLIHQLVVAYRANARQGTRAQKDREQVRHTTAKPFKQKGTGRARAGMSSSPLWRGGGRIFPNLPEENFTQKINKKMYRAGMASILSQLAREGRLAVVDSLTLDTPKTKVLADKFKAMNLAESVMVIADEVDENLYLASRNLKNVFVVEPRYADPVSLVHYKKVLVTKGAIDKLKEMFA; this is translated from the coding sequence ATGCAGCTCGAACTCCTGAATGAACAAGGCCAGGCCGCATCGAAGATCGATGCCCCCGAAACCGTGTTCGGTCGTGAATTCAACGAAGACCTGATCCACCAACTGGTCGTCGCCTACCGTGCCAACGCACGTCAAGGCACGCGCGCCCAGAAGGATCGCGAGCAAGTCCGTCACACGACGGCCAAGCCGTTCAAGCAAAAGGGTACGGGCCGCGCTCGTGCCGGTATGTCCTCCTCGCCTCTGTGGCGTGGCGGCGGCCGCATCTTCCCGAATCTGCCTGAAGAAAACTTCACGCAGAAGATCAACAAGAAGATGTACCGCGCTGGCATGGCTTCCATCCTGTCGCAACTCGCCCGCGAAGGCCGCCTGGCCGTGGTCGACTCGCTGACGCTGGATACTCCCAAGACCAAGGTGCTGGCCGACAAGTTCAAGGCCATGAACCTGGCCGAGTCGGTGATGGTGATCGCTGACGAAGTGGACGAAAACCTGTACCTGGCTTCCCGCAACCTGAAGAACGTGTTCGTTGTCGAACCACGTTATGCCGACCCCGTGTCGCTGGTGCATTACAAGAAAGTGCTCGTCACCAAGGGCGCGATCGACAAACTCAAGGAGATGTTCGCATGA